The Candidatus Neptunochlamydia vexilliferae DNA window TCGAGGCTCTTGGGATTCCGGCTTGATGGAAGACGTTACTGACAATAGACTTTCTATCGATGGCATAGGAGAGCGCTTGTCGGATTTTTTGGTGGTTGAATGGGTATTTTTGGGTGTTGATGTTAAACCAGTAGATTAAAACGTCGTCGTATTCCTGATTTAGGGTCTCTGAAGAGGTGTCGTAGGAGACTCTAACAAAGGGGGAACCGACCCAGTCGAGCTCTCCTTTTTCAAACATGAAAAGGGTGGTTAAGGGATCGTTGATGATGCTAATGGAGATCCCGTCTAAGTAAACGTGGGAGCAGTCCCAGTAGTGGAGGTTTTTGGTTAGATGAATCGAATCGTTTCTCTTCCAATGGTCTGGATGGAAGGGGCCGTTGCAAATAAGGGGAATCGTGGTGCCCCACTTAGGGTTGTTTTCAGCGATATGTTTGGGGATCGGAAAGAAAAAAGAGAGGGTCGTAAGCTCTAGAAAATAGGGAGTGGGGTGCTCAAGATCGACAACGAGGGTGTTGGGATCGATGGCTCGCACTCCAACCTCTTGAGAAGAGACCTCTCCTTTTAGGGAGGCTTTTCCTTTTTTGATATCATAGAAGTAATAGGGAGAGCGGCAGACAAATTTAGAATGGGGATCCATGGAGCGTTTCCAGGAGTACTCGAAGTCATGGGCAGTTAAAGGGGTTCCATCGCTCCACTTTGTCTCTCTAAGGTGAAAGGTGTAGGTTTTTTGATCTTCAGAGATGATGACCTCTTTAGCAAGGGCAAGCTGCGGCACTCCGTTTGAATCTTTTCTCATCAGCCCTTCAAAAACTAGGGAAATCACCTGCTCTGAATTGGTGTCATGGCTTTGGGAAATGTCCATTGACTGAACGTCAGAGACCAGGGAAATCCTGAGGGTTTGCTCCGATTTATCAAAGTGGCATTTTTGAAAAAAGATCAAACATCCTGCAATTAAAAGGATTGCCAAAAGGATCCATGCAGTTGATTTTTCAGCGTCTACTTTTGATAGTTTCATTTTTTGCCTCTTATGGATACTCTTTCGAAAGGATTATAAAAAAATTGAGTCAATAAAGTAAAGGTACTTTTTGGTCTTTAGAGGGTGTCATCAAAAGGTGG harbors:
- a CDS encoding peptide ABC transporter substrate-binding protein, yielding MKLSKVDAEKSTAWILLAILLIAGCLIFFQKCHFDKSEQTLRISLVSDVQSMDISQSHDTNSEQVISLVFEGLMRKDSNGVPQLALAKEVIISEDQKTYTFHLRETKWSDGTPLTAHDFEYSWKRSMDPHSKFVCRSPYYFYDIKKGKASLKGEVSSQEVGVRAIDPNTLVVDLEHPTPYFLELTTLSFFFPIPKHIAENNPKWGTTIPLICNGPFHPDHWKRNDSIHLTKNLHYWDCSHVYLDGISISIINDPLTTLFMFEKGELDWVGSPFVRVSYDTSSETLNQEYDDVLIYWFNINTQKYPFNHQKIRQALSYAIDRKSIVSNVFHQAGIPRASILPPAITLSEKPLFQDNDPNQAKKLFEEALYELNLTRKTFPEITLSYVANVEIHHRIAQAIQDQWRDALGIHKVTLKQTEWNIHYDALCRGDYDVGFLAWNVSVLDPIFILEIFRNRDNTNNTSFWEDPHYITLLDQAKASLSPVQRTHLLKQAEEHLLEQMPVIPICSLKKRFAKNPTLKGETLLPLQLIDFKSAYFETSPTVQAPFP